From Sporichthya brevicatena, one genomic window encodes:
- a CDS encoding ABC transporter substrate-binding protein — translation MRALKRGHKVVALAAAGMLLATGCGGDDDNNAGSDAQGNLTGPITEGGTVSVHGCKPERPLLPADTAEVCGGDVLDNVTAKLVRYHPETGDLENDLAESIETKDSKTFTVKLLKGVKFHDGTEVDADSFIDAWNFAAYAKNAQQNASFFSQIQGFEDVNPEDPDGDGPKDPPDPKTDKLSGLKKVNDTTFTITLTRRNSTFPIRLGYTAFSPLPESFFKDKGKSFGKKPIGAGPFKLTSFNPDREIVLEKDPNYDRARKPHIDKVIYRIYTSEDAAYADVQANQLDITNIIPTSKQLDRLYARDLGGRFATRAEGVFQSITFPPTKTDPSYSNPKLRQAISMAIDREQVIKLAFPEREPATGWVSPVVNGYKAGACGEYCTYNPERAKQLFEEAGGYNGTMTLAYNGGGNHEVWTEAVCNSIRSVLGVECIAKGSVDFASFRSAIEAKEQKGMFRTGWQMDYPSIENFLEPIYKTNASSNDGNYSNKEFDKLLNDAAAAASEEEGYALYQQAEALLAEDMPAIPLWYGAAIHGHSNKVTNVKVTVFGTYDFSSVTVIK, via the coding sequence CTGCGGCGGCGACGACGACAACAACGCCGGCTCGGACGCTCAGGGCAACCTGACCGGCCCGATCACCGAGGGCGGCACCGTCAGCGTCCACGGCTGCAAGCCCGAGCGTCCCCTGCTGCCGGCGGACACCGCTGAGGTCTGCGGCGGCGACGTGCTCGACAACGTCACCGCGAAGCTGGTCCGGTACCACCCGGAGACCGGCGACCTCGAGAACGACCTCGCCGAGTCGATCGAGACCAAGGACAGCAAGACCTTCACGGTCAAGCTGCTCAAGGGCGTCAAGTTCCACGACGGCACCGAGGTCGACGCCGACAGCTTCATCGACGCGTGGAACTTCGCCGCGTACGCGAAGAACGCCCAGCAGAACGCGTCCTTCTTCTCCCAGATCCAGGGCTTCGAGGACGTGAACCCGGAGGACCCGGACGGCGACGGCCCGAAGGACCCGCCGGACCCCAAGACCGACAAGCTGTCGGGCCTGAAGAAGGTCAACGACACGACGTTCACGATCACGCTGACGCGGCGTAACTCGACGTTCCCGATCCGGCTCGGCTACACCGCCTTCTCCCCGCTGCCCGAGTCGTTCTTCAAGGACAAGGGCAAGTCCTTCGGCAAGAAGCCGATCGGTGCCGGTCCGTTCAAGCTGACCTCGTTCAACCCGGACCGCGAGATCGTCCTCGAGAAGGACCCGAACTACGACCGGGCGCGTAAGCCGCACATCGACAAGGTCATCTACCGGATCTACACCAGCGAGGACGCCGCCTACGCGGACGTGCAGGCGAACCAGCTGGACATCACGAACATCATCCCGACGAGCAAGCAGCTCGACCGCCTCTACGCGCGGGACCTCGGTGGCCGCTTCGCGACCCGCGCCGAGGGCGTGTTCCAGTCGATCACCTTCCCGCCGACCAAGACCGACCCGTCGTACTCGAACCCGAAGCTCCGGCAGGCGATCTCCATGGCGATCGACCGGGAGCAGGTCATCAAGCTCGCCTTCCCGGAGCGGGAGCCGGCCACCGGCTGGGTCTCCCCGGTCGTCAACGGCTACAAGGCCGGCGCGTGCGGTGAGTACTGCACCTACAACCCCGAGCGGGCCAAGCAGCTCTTCGAGGAAGCCGGCGGCTACAACGGCACGATGACGCTCGCCTACAACGGCGGCGGCAACCACGAGGTGTGGACCGAGGCGGTCTGCAACAGCATCCGCAGCGTTCTCGGTGTCGAGTGCATCGCCAAGGGCTCGGTCGACTTCGCGAGCTTCCGCTCCGCTATCGAGGCCAAGGAGCAGAAGGGCATGTTCCGCACCGGGTGGCAGATGGACTACCCGTCGATCGAGAACTTCCTCGAGCCGATCTACAAGACCAACGCCTCGTCGAACGACGGCAACTACTCGAACAAGGAGTTCGACAAGCTGCTGAACGACGCGGCCGCGGCGGCGAGCGAGGAGGAGGGCTACGCGCTCTACCAGCAGGCCGAGGCTCTGCTGGCGGAGGACATGCCCGCCATCCCGCTCTGGTACGGCGCGGCCATCCACGGGCACTCGAACAAGGTCACCAACGTGAAGGTCACGGTGTTCGGCACCTACGACTTCTCGTCGGTGACGGTCATCAAGTAA
- a CDS encoding ABC transporter permease produces MGRYVLRRLLQMAFVLLGATFLVFAMVYALPGDPLAGKCGERPCSAEYVRAETERLHLDDPLPVQYGHYLKGLAQGDFGTTASGDDVLDEIKRTYPVTLRLGTIAIIFVAIVGVGAGIIAGVRRNGLFDRVSLAGTLFVISLPIFVIGTTMQYFLGIKMGLFPVTATNGSWGQLIMPGMAVGSLSLAYATRITRTSVAENLRADFVRTARAKGMPEHRVVGIHTMRNSMIPIITFLGTEFGSLLGGAIVTEGIFNIPGVGGLVFRAIALREGALVVGVATFLILIFLVVSLIIDLMYAVLDPRIRYE; encoded by the coding sequence ATGGGTCGTTACGTCCTCAGGCGCCTTCTCCAGATGGCGTTCGTCCTCCTGGGCGCGACCTTCCTCGTCTTCGCGATGGTCTACGCCCTGCCGGGCGACCCGCTGGCGGGCAAGTGCGGTGAGCGACCCTGCTCGGCGGAGTACGTCCGGGCCGAGACCGAGCGCCTGCACCTGGACGACCCCCTCCCGGTCCAGTACGGCCACTACCTGAAGGGGCTCGCGCAGGGCGACTTCGGGACGACGGCCTCGGGCGACGACGTGCTCGACGAGATCAAGCGGACCTATCCGGTGACGCTCCGGCTGGGCACGATCGCGATCATCTTCGTCGCCATCGTGGGCGTCGGTGCCGGGATCATCGCCGGCGTCAGACGCAACGGATTGTTCGACCGCGTCTCCCTGGCCGGGACCCTGTTCGTGATCTCGCTGCCGATCTTCGTCATCGGCACGACGATGCAGTACTTCCTCGGGATCAAGATGGGGCTGTTCCCGGTGACCGCGACCAACGGGTCCTGGGGCCAACTGATCATGCCCGGCATGGCGGTGGGATCTCTGTCCCTCGCCTACGCCACCCGAATAACCAGAACCAGCGTCGCGGAGAACCTGCGCGCCGACTTCGTCCGCACCGCCCGAGCGAAGGGGATGCCGGAGCACCGGGTGGTGGGCATCCACACCATGCGGAACTCGATGATCCCGATCATCACGTTCCTCGGCACCGAGTTCGGGAGCCTGCTCGGCGGCGCGATCGTCACCGAGGGCATCTTCAACATCCCCGGCGTCGGTGGTCTTGTCTTCCGCGCGATCGCGTTGCGTGAGGGAGCGCTGGTGGTCGGTGTCGCCACCTTCCTGATCCTGATCTTCCTGGTGGTCAGTCTGATCATCGACCTGATGTACGCCGTCCTCGACCCGAGGATTCGCTATGAGTGA
- a CDS encoding ABC transporter permease, with protein MSDPSAVSADLTSAHVGEGSQESARSLGRDAWDDLRKRPMVIAAVVMIGILIVMAAFPGLFTSRGPRDCVPLYAREGPSGDAWFGRDLLGCDVYARTIYGARASVVVGVLAAAMVFVVGVTLGMIAGYFGGFVDTVISRTADVFYGIPFILGAIIVLISLPTGSDTAFWIPVMKVVLALTVLVWPAMGRLMRSSVLQIKQADYVAAARALGASSPRILRTHVLPNAVQPAIVYATVALGAFIGAEATLSYLGVGLRPPVVSWGIDINRATGYMQSSPHMLFFPAVFLSITVLAFIMLGDAVRDALDPKLR; from the coding sequence ATGAGTGATCCGTCCGCCGTCTCGGCCGACCTGACCTCCGCCCACGTCGGCGAGGGGTCCCAGGAGTCCGCGCGATCTCTCGGTCGCGACGCCTGGGACGATCTACGGAAGCGCCCGATGGTCATCGCGGCCGTCGTCATGATCGGGATCCTGATCGTGATGGCCGCGTTCCCCGGCCTGTTCACGTCGCGGGGGCCGCGCGACTGCGTCCCCCTCTACGCCCGTGAAGGGCCGTCAGGCGACGCCTGGTTCGGACGGGACCTGCTCGGTTGCGACGTCTACGCGCGCACCATCTACGGCGCTCGCGCCTCGGTGGTCGTCGGGGTGCTCGCCGCGGCGATGGTGTTCGTCGTCGGGGTCACCCTCGGCATGATCGCCGGGTACTTCGGCGGGTTCGTCGACACGGTGATCTCCCGTACCGCAGACGTCTTCTACGGCATCCCGTTCATCCTCGGCGCGATCATCGTCCTGATCTCGCTGCCCACCGGGTCCGACACCGCGTTCTGGATCCCGGTCATGAAGGTCGTCCTGGCGCTGACCGTGCTCGTGTGGCCGGCGATGGGCCGCCTCATGAGATCGAGCGTGCTGCAGATCAAACAGGCGGACTACGTCGCGGCCGCGCGCGCGCTCGGTGCCTCCTCCCCGCGGATCCTGCGGACGCACGTGCTGCCGAACGCGGTGCAGCCGGCCATCGTCTACGCGACGGTCGCCCTCGGTGCGTTCATCGGGGCCGAGGCCACGTTGTCCTACCTCGGCGTCGGTCTCCGCCCGCCGGTCGTCTCGTGGGGCATCGACATCAACCGCGCCACGGGCTACATGCAGTCGAGTCCGCACATGTTGTTCTTCCCGGCGGTGTTCCTGTCGATCACGGTGCTGGCGTTCATCATGCTCGGCGACGCCGTGCGTGACGCCCTCGACCCGAAGCTGCGCTGA
- a CDS encoding ABC transporter ATP-binding protein, which yields MAAEQPTEVSFELPSADAPLLEVSDLQVEFRTREGVAKAVNGVTYTVNSGETLAVLGESGSGKSVTAQAIMGILDSPPGFVTGGQVRFRGQNLFELTPDERRKLRGAEMAMIFQDALSALNPVFTVGWQIGEMFRVHQGMSRKEAKAKAIELMDRVRIPSAKSRVNDYPHQFSGGMRQRVMIAMSIALNPALLIADEPTTALDVTVQAQVMDLLAELQRDLGMGLILITHDLGVVADVADKCAVMYAGRIVEEASVQDLYAAPAHPYTEGLLSSIPRLDMKGQDISVIKGLPPTLTRLPTGCSFHPRCPRKRARCEVDTPPLYEIPGGRGSACHYWEEVRNDNLAK from the coding sequence GTGGCAGCTGAACAACCGACCGAGGTCTCCTTCGAACTGCCGTCGGCGGACGCCCCGCTCCTGGAGGTCAGCGACCTGCAGGTGGAGTTCCGCACCCGCGAGGGCGTGGCGAAGGCCGTCAACGGCGTGACCTACACGGTCAACTCCGGCGAGACGCTGGCCGTGCTCGGCGAGTCCGGTTCCGGCAAGAGCGTGACCGCCCAGGCGATCATGGGGATCCTCGACTCGCCCCCCGGATTCGTGACGGGCGGTCAGGTCCGCTTCCGCGGGCAGAACCTCTTCGAGCTCACGCCCGACGAGCGCCGCAAGCTGCGGGGCGCCGAGATGGCGATGATCTTCCAGGACGCGCTCTCCGCGCTGAACCCCGTGTTCACGGTCGGCTGGCAGATCGGCGAGATGTTCCGGGTCCACCAGGGCATGTCGCGCAAGGAGGCCAAGGCCAAGGCGATCGAGTTGATGGACCGGGTCCGGATCCCGTCCGCCAAGTCGCGCGTCAACGACTATCCGCACCAGTTCTCGGGCGGCATGCGCCAGCGCGTGATGATCGCGATGTCCATCGCGCTCAACCCCGCGCTGCTGATCGCCGACGAGCCGACCACGGCGCTCGACGTCACGGTCCAGGCCCAGGTGATGGACCTGCTCGCCGAACTGCAGCGTGATCTGGGCATGGGCCTGATCCTCATCACCCACGACCTCGGGGTCGTCGCCGACGTCGCGGACAAGTGCGCGGTCATGTACGCCGGGCGCATCGTGGAGGAGGCGTCGGTCCAGGACCTCTACGCAGCGCCGGCCCACCCGTACACCGAGGGGCTGCTGTCCTCGATCCCGCGGCTCGACATGAAGGGCCAGGACATCTCGGTGATCAAGGGTCTGCCACCGACCCTCACCCGCCTGCCGACCGGCTGCTCGTTCCATCCCCGCTGCCCGCGCAAACGGGCGCGGTGCGAGGTCGACACCCCGCCGCTGTACGAGATCCCCGGTGGCCGCGGCAGCGCGTGCCACTACTGGGAGGAGGTGCGGAATGACAACCTCGCCAAGTGA